The Microplitis mediator isolate UGA2020A chromosome 8, iyMicMedi2.1, whole genome shotgun sequence genome has a window encoding:
- the LOC130672957 gene encoding uncharacterized protein LOC130672957: MIFKLLILLLNTGILVHSDSIETGVKPFNESANMVYGWNLEISKERWRGVCFGTFIAPQVYITDPVCLESINHVDENSIIIISKGYRGNKTRDDISVHFMNIFYSEDLDRTFNRNKRKIAVVIIDEPVRPEQDKNGYVKINSNLNDIDTKKCYVPHYNNWDTTRFTYCDHVLFDNHYGNPVNIYCVSSENVDKLGSGLFCALKTNPDVNVLVGIIVGPNNGIKLWNDPNRFIATVENLSGLYDPIMDIANIFARVLRKYKTSYFK; the protein is encoded by the exons atgattttcaaaCTGCTGATCTTATTACTTAACACCGGAATATTGGTACATTCCGATTCAATTGAAACCGGCGTTAAACCATTTAATGAATCCGCTAATATGGTTTACGGATGGAATTTAGAAATTTCTAAAGAGAGGTGGCGGGGTGTATGTTTCGGTACATTCATCGCACCGCAAGTATACATCACTGATCCTGTATGTCTTGAAAG tatCAATCATGTGGATGAAaatagtataattattatcagcaAAGGATACCGCGGTAATAAAACTAGAGATGATATAAGTGTCCATTTCATGAACATATTCTACAGTGAAGACCTAGATAGAACTTTCAATCGTAATAAACGTAAAATAGCAGTAGTTATAATTGATGAACCAGTTAGACCCGAACAAGATAAAAATGGatacgtaaaaataaattcaaatcttaATGATATTGATACAAAAAAGTGTTACGTACCGCATTATAATAATTGGGATACGACACGTTTTACTTACTGTGATCATGTATTATTCGATAATCATTATGGAAATCCTGTCAATATTTATTGTGTCAGCTCCGAGAATGTT GATAAACTCGGAAGTGGTTTGTTTTGTGCCTTGAAAACAAATCCTGATGTCAATGTTTTAGTTGGAATTATAGTTGGGCCCAACAATGGCATCAAACTCTGGAATGACCCGAATCGGTTCATCGCAACTGTTGAAAATCTTAGTGGATTATATGATCCTATAATGGATATTGCAAATATATTTGCAAGGGTATTGCGGAAATATAAAACCTCAtacttcaaataa